The Thamnophis elegans isolate rThaEle1 chromosome Z, rThaEle1.pri, whole genome shotgun sequence DNA window CTGAATATCAAAGTTGAAGGAGACCTTGGAGGCCCTTTAGTCCAACctctgcccaagtaggagactctataatattccagacaaatggctgtctaatctgttcttaaaaacctccagtgatggagcacccacagcttctgaaggcaaatcgTTCCGCTCGttaattgatctcactgtcaggaaatttctccttagttctaggtggatCTCTCCATCGGttacttcttttcctgccttcaggtgtggAGACAGAGGAATTGACAGAAGAGTTCATACCTCAATGCTAATAAGATGATTCCTCTTCATGCACCAGTGCAAAATCTCCTTCCTCGTAGTGTACGGGCTTTCCATCCAGGCAGGCAATGACTATGTTTTTGGGAGAAAGATTTTCTCTGTAGATACAAGGTGCTCGAGGGTTAGAACTTCTCAAAGTGCAGGTGGTGACCGAAAATATCTTTATGCTATGGCGCAGCTCATGCCCATAAGTTACCCCTTTTCTGCCACACACATCAAGGATATAAGCCTTGGTGTCATGTATGAAGGTATTGACTAGCTTGCATTTGGGCTTGGTCATTCCCCGGCTTTGCATCATGGCATTGCAATAGTGGGTTCCAACAACGCTTCTTGGGAAGTCATAGTGCTTCAtgaggaagttctcatagctaaAGGCAAAGGACCCCAGGATGAATACAGTTGTTAGCAGGAGAAGCAGAGCGTGGAAGGATTCTTTCAAAGGCATCATTGTCTCTGCAACAGCTGAAAGAAGGAACGGTGGAATGATTCAGTTTGGAATATGGTAATACAGATTTGCCCCTTCAATTTGTTAATTGACTGGTTTATAACAGACATTCATAGATATTTGGAATACCAGcgaaggagaatatttatagctcaggtttgaaatgagaggtctttggtgctgtctgagcttagttgttttcttgcagatgtttcgatAACCAAtgaggcaacatcatcagtgctagtcagatTTACATCACATCAGCAATCAAGAAGTGAACAATACCGTAATCAAGGAAGTTCCAAACAAATTAACAATAAAACAACCCAAACACAGGACCTCTAAAATCACCTCCaccatgttgtggcccaccagtggccaacgGAGATGGCAgcaaattcagacagtgaggtTGGGGagtaacatgggccagtcctggagtctggggaaggctctaacaaatgctctgagatggaggcagagatggggccagggccatctgacagttatcagctgccttcagagtcagacatcaatgaggcagaggaacagctggagcctgttcccagtgtacgcatgaGCAGAGTTGCCGGACGAAGGCaaagctaaggaacaggggtcgacttgggagtaaggtcaaaggtgaatggcccctcccataggggatAAAAGAGGGGTGAAAggagaggggtgtttgcaggagacaattagttcatacCTACATTTTTGCCAAGTATTGTAGTGTCTGAAAGAAATTGTCCTGGCCATTCTCTAAGCCTGATAAAGGTAAGTAATTGAAAACTATTTTGAAAGACTGcaggccgggactttgctggagaggaattcactgtaaataaataaaaggggtttatcgggacgaggacttagCTTCATGctgcttgggaagcctaggtcagaatatacCAATATGACAATTTAACAAGTGCCAATTTTAAGAGGACAGCTGGGGACAGGACTTGTATACAGCTAACATTGAAAAAAATCTAAGCTGCATCCTattattatgaaaataataataaatctgcaTAGCAGGCAAAGATAGTCACTTGATCCCAGgatactgcagccatcataaatatgagtcagctgccaaacatcccaattttgatcacatgaccatgcagaTAGcacaatggtcgtaaatgtgaaaacagacataagtcattttttcattgccattgtatctctgaatggtcaccaaacaaatggttgcaagtcaggGGCTatgttggaattcattgttggaatgtgtttttatgcaacaactacagtagtattcagccagtagatggcagtgtttcAAATTTGAATGATTGATATATACTCTATACTCTTTTGTTCTGAATACAATTTCCTGTTTTCTGTTTCAGTTAAaatagttgagcagtaaagcacgtGGTGACTGTACTCTGTTTGATCAGTGGTtttatatataaacagaatttctaacagacTACCTGTAATGGTTAGTAAGACATGATGTTATAATTTTATTACAATGTTGTTATGTGGTATAGACTGCTTAGCATCCTCTGTAGATTGCTAATATTTAGTCAGCACATTATATTAACCCAGCTGGAATAGCTAGCCTATGGTTTGGTGCTAAAGCAACAGGCTTAATTTCATTTTGGTGGTTTAGGGAACAGGTGAGCTCCTATGCAAACACTGTGCCCATGTGTGGGGATAGTCCCCGAAAAGCTAAACTGGAACAGAAGCAAACTAAAAATGATTCAAAATCCTGTTTCTTTACTTCTACCCCCTTTGCCTATAGCTACATCAGAGTGATGGAAATTGGGAAAACTTCCCAAAGAGCAAAGAGGCAGCTCAGCCTGGAGTTCTTAGCATGCAGGAAAAGGTGGACACTCTCCAATCTTTTCCAAGGTATATATAATTCTGAAGCAAATGTGATCAAAGAAATGTAATCTGATCAAAGTCCTGCCTATAAGTGAGCAGTAATAAAGAAACTATCCTAAGTATCTGTTTGTGTTGACCTTGGTTCTTTGCATCTGGCATGATATAAGCAAAAATTGAACCAAGATAGGTAAATCTTCCCCAATTCTGTTTGCAGTGGCACCAGCTGTTGTGACATCTGGGtctcttttatttaattattacacAAAAGTCAAAGTTTATTAATTTTACTTCTTACTGGTTTGTTCTGGCATGTTTCTAATGATGTcagaattacctgggtcaatTATAGCAAGTGTACATAGCAAGTTAGTACTTCCCAAAAACTGTCCCCAGTTCAATATTGTTGCCACTGTAGTGATGCAGTGCCAACATAGCATAATACTCAATTTCTGATTTCCTCAAAGCAGGACAGTTATTGGCTAAGACagaggtgtcaaatttgattttattgagggccacttcagggttgtgtttgaccttgggggaggggcatggccagagtgggcatggccaacttgacgtcactcatgtcaggggggtGGCCTGGATactctgtcagcgaaaacaggctcccaagctccgtttttggctgtgatggcctcctgcaaccctctgccagggaaaactgaTTTCAGTGAgctgatccttcactgtttcccagGGCGGCCCTGCAGGCCAAATCTGGGCAAGATGCGGCCCGCAGGCCTTAAATTTGACACTTCTGGGCTAGGATAACCAACTTGGCTTTCCCCTACTGAATCATTTTCAGAGTTTGTTTATATCCAAGTACATATTTACCACATTTCATAACCAGCTGAAGCCTAAAGTTTATGAGCTCTAAAGACTTTTTTGTCTTCTTAGCGGCCACCATTTTGTCGGCTCACGTCGGCCTGCAATTGCCATAGAAGTGCttccgtatatatatatatgcagaaaTTTGGGTCAGATTAATGCAAGATGAATCGGATCactcttgggggaggggggaagcaaacATACTTAAAAAGAAACGAGGCGATACAAACAACAGTGATAACAATGCAActcttttttttattcatttctttaaaagCATTTGGTAGAGGAATCATTGTGGGCTTATATAACATTTAGGATTATTCAAGCTTTTGTGCTTGGCTGAAGAGTAAAGAGGCAAAATGAAAGCAAGACAAATATTTAAGTAGGTTACAATGGTGCACCGATCACCAATCAGAAGAAAATGAGATCTTTTCCATGGAAGATCACCCATCTTGAGGATGGCACTCTCTGATCCACTCAGGTCATCTTCAAACAACAATCTCACCTTCCTGGTAGTGTGTAGGCAATTCCGCCCCACAACCAACCACAATATACCTGGGCGAAGTGTTACCCCTGTATTCACAAGGAGGGTCAAGAGAGGATCCTCTTAATTTGCAAGTAGTGACACGAAACTCCCGATGGCTACGCCACAGATCAGGATCGGTAGGATGAACACGTGGAATTAATGTTCCTTCATTTCCACACACAGCAATGATTCTGTTCCTTGTGTCATGGATGAAAGTATTCAATGGCTTGCATTTGGGACTGGTCATTCCACGTCTTCGCATCATTCCATTACAGTAATTTCCGCGCACGTTGCTCCTGGGGTAATCGTAGTGGTGCTCCAGGAACTCTTGATAGGTAGCAGCAAAGGTGCCCAATATCAGGACAGCAGCCAGGACTACGAAGAGCCCAAGGCCAAATCCCTTGAACCACATGATCAGCTCTGCcacagaagaaagggaaaagatgcATGAGTATCTCGATTTGGTAACTGTCATTGAAATATCTAGCCCTGAAATGCACCTTTCTGTTTTTTGCcaatatggaaaatatttgaTATCTAGAAGGCATTAGGGATATATTTTAAACGCACTGGGGTATAATTTAAAGATAATATGTAGAGTCATAAGCATTTAAATCCTTGCAAGAACTCCCAAGAAATATTAGGCAGGGAGGAAATTTTCTTCAGAATCTGCCCAGGGAATTGCTAAGGAAACTACTCTTTGTAGTGGAaacaagcagctgaatttttttCCCAGGTTCTCATATTCAGTCAAAAGCTACATTACTTTAAGAAAGACAGGGCTGTCagattgcagtcagccggcagttggtagaagtagcctgcagtactgcactctatccactgcgccaccgtgactCACCGCTTAACTTAAAAATCCCAGCTTTCAGGAGAATCTTTGGAGAAGACTCAAATGAACAGGAAGACAAAAGAATGGAACGGAAGAGTTTGAACACGCTTTCAGGGTTacagagaaaagggaagagaaatccCCAGATCTCCTAGATCCCAAGAAATCAATAATTCCAAACAGTAGGTAGAAATTATAGGGAAGCAGATTTGAGCTAAACCTGGGAAGTGTGTTTAGATGTCAAGATAGGGAAGAAGTAACTTCTGCTCTAGAAAAAGTGGAAGTGGTTTTATTCATTAAGGAATCCACCCTAGATGCCTTCCAAAACATTTTCTGCCCCTATGATTCTTGATTTTACTTTCCCCTCCATTTATCTTGGCCCAGAAAAATCTCTAACCATTTTAGTATCTCACCTGAAATTCTGGGGCTGTTTCAGTCtcccttttgatttttttcagtttctttgtGGGGGAAAAAGCAGGCACAGCTTTCTCTGAGAGCTGCCTTTACTCCTCTGTAGAATTTGTAGTTGGAGGCaatcagaaagaaagagaatagcTTTCCTTAAATACTAAAGTGCCAAAATATTTCATAACTTAGTCTCTCGGGGAAAGGCGGGACTATGAAAGAGAAAGTTTAATGAATAATCAAAAGTGCAGAGATGCAGAAGAATAACCTGTTTCTAAAAACGTTGATAGTTAATCTTTAATCTTCCTTGATTTATTGAGACATTAACTGTGTGATAATAAATTAGGTAGCAAGCATATCCTGCCCATGGATCTAGCAATGTTAAAGTTgaacaaaaagacaaaacatgGTAAGATTACTCTTTTcctaacaatgaaaaaaaatctggaagtgATTTagttggggggagagggggaaacacTAGCAATTTGTTACTTAAGACATGTTATATCCCAATTTTAGGAGGACTAgatgggtcaacctatttttcaaaaagaaaaatagaaagcaagacaagaaacaatggatggaaacatcttcaagaacaaacaagaaagtccagttgtcttttcaaAAATTATCTTTGGAATACTGACTAAGAATCTCAatagacaatggatggaaattaatcaagaagagaagtgaTCTAAAACTATGGAGGAATTAGGGAGAGGAGaggttttttcatttttcatttttatcattttatcaatttagTGTGAGCACAATaacccacattaaaaatgaaattctgttgcctgttcTCAAGAAAAAGTATATATCTACCCAAACACATACATAACACTCATATATACCtgatataaacatatataaatatataactgctctatctatctatctatctatctatctatctatctatctatctatctatctatctatctatctatctatctatatcttggTGGGGgcgtatggagtgctggctttgtttcagtaagtggaatgattggtcatctggttgtatcatgattggtagattggtgcttgcagtgtgtccattgttgtttcgtgttgtaacggcctgggtggtgggtggggcccgtttgttgactagggctggtttccagatgtctggtaggcaggaggtatcgtcatgtttattcatgttgtgggggtgtttctctatttcgataacttccataattattatcttgttgaagtgtttagttttggagatttatttggttctttcaaaattaatttcatgtcctatagctttaaggtgctggaaaagagaggaagttttttctttttttcttactgtgttcttgtgttctgcgatgcatgcatttattctcctgttcttttgtcctatgtatgttgcagggcagattttgcatggtatttcatagactccttgatTTGCCTTTGGGGtatcttaagatgttggctattttttggtcagtacTGAAGGCTGTCTTTATATTGTGCTTGTggataattttgctgattttatctgtggtgcctttgatgtaagggcaTCACCATCTTTCcttatctccagaaccaaacgcttagctgacaaagaccacctgaaaactgaattacatagtctcacaaacatattaatctccaatggattccaaagaaaaacaattaccaacctgttctgatccccctccgTATGTGAGTCACGCCAACACAAGATTAcgttagccacactttattcacagtaattactcacagacaaaactttggcagcaaccTAGACTCCcatagataagagatacacacaagagcttctccagcttagtaaaacagttgtgtcctgcaaaaggtctcctcccaaagtctcttcttatatactctcttgggaggagccaaatcacaaccacctgggtctgattatctcctatgtctctgtaattgctgcctgtgcttctctgcccttctctgcctgacgtccgggaccaactccctttgctcctccccactgctccagggcctgacatcagggacaaactccctttggctttcactgctgctccaagcttcaggcgcctcctggtggccaaccagcctctctggtccctgctcggagtctgcaCCCTGcctagggtcctccacctcttccagagccgactcatagggtccctcgctatcggagtctgttggcagctctaacagctcctgctgggtcacaacaccaacctaatccaaaaggggactcccccaaaaaaccaagacaGAACAGGACAACTGCATCGCcatcctcccttacatcaaacacaccacagataaaatcagcaaaattgtattgtgtcacaacccctggtatgcccaaatatgggagggagcatactgctttccttttctgtctttcagctccaccctaggagtcttccaggttaaaaaaaaaacatttttgtgttgcatttgtgctgataaatttaaaaaaaaagggagactagtatgggtttatttcaagctatttaagctctcatcagctagccatagccttactgggattcggacctgggctgtttttatatgttaggcagttgtattagcctctaagccacaagctctaccaccttatcagctgagccaaggaaatgattaagtgttatgtacctgggatgcccaaatatgggagggaccatactgcttccctttatttatttatcagcacaaatgcaacacaaaaatgtttttttgcctggaaggctcctagccccgtgtgtgtgtgtgtgtgtgtgtgtgtgtgtgtgtgtgtatgtatgtatatatgtatatgtatatatatacacacacacatgtatacatacatacatacatacatacatacatacatacatacatacatacatacaggtatACAAGCATTTTTTATGTGATGCATTCTGGATAGAAGGCAGTGAACTGCCAATAATCTTTtttgctgtcctcaccactctctctACCATCTTCCTGTCtgaaggagcctggggagggcaaaaaatgggcctaactGGCCAACCAACAGTTAAAAACAAATTTGGACTTCTGGCTGGGCCATTggccccatttttcaccctccccaggctccagaggctttcctggagcttgGGGATGGGAAAAATAGCCTCCTGTGGGGCCCTGGAAGCCCTCTAGGAGCTGGAAACAGATTATTTCTGAACGTCCAGTTGACCCATTGGgccttttttttgccctccccagactccagagactttcctgagGCCTGGGAAGGGCCAAAACAGCCAcccccagccccctggaggccctccagaagaaACCAGAAAAACTTCTTTATGACACTCTCACAGAtctcccaaatattttttttgagagctgttttggttattccacgtaatctttatgttttttggtgcgctgaatccaaaaaatgacctccattttgtcataagacgtcatgtttcctgacaatttaggtaactatgttaaataaggcagtaTTTACACACTAAATTCAATTCTTCTTCCtggtgaggctcctcttggtgcatttacacttgtgagtagcatctggaatgtctctctaaAGCATCCAAAAGTAGTCTGCGATCactgtaatgctccattttccttggtatctcctttccatctcttttttttttaaaaatatattttattcattttcacattccattttacaatcacttatatacagagtatttgctataagaaaaaaaataaaataaaaaaataaaaaaataaataaaaagaaaacacaactcatcattcacaaccccacctgacacttccatcctccatacaccccatctaccccctccaactttcctttcctccctctaacgctcccctcctacttccctttcccctcaaaccttccttctccccttactcccaacacaccctccttgcattccccttactccttccttactcctccctcctctttccctctacctccctccttggtgtattcctttattcaagtgttgtttattataatctgataaaaagtaaaataaaccaaggggaaaattttttttttaaagaaagaaaagagtaaaaaaaaaaaggagaaaaaaaagaacaaccgtatataagtgcattcttgttcttattgagactatgttaacacccacccacccaccccccaaaaatccccatccctactcctcccgacttcccagggcccacacctggcactgccttctatctaaagtatcttatattcatatggattaaaaataaaaataatatattaaaggaaaaaaaaaaccaaaaaaaaagaaagaaaagaacaaagaaaaaaagaaaaaaaaagaaactctttgtgttaagctcagccccccatctttatctatgcttaaatagtgtaaatcattctatctatattttattctcgtctcttgcttctttgttatttaccccaacctcctgtagactctcccgttcctcttccttaaccttgtattcagataaacatttatccaaatttgtaaaataatttcaccaagctttcccttctaataaaaattagatagcatagatcattccacatattcaaataatactttcaacaaaaatcagtttaccttccgttttaaaattatctcatccagctttcccttctaacagaatttaaacaacataaatcattctgcattcattttacatatatacattcaatatcaccccaccaatatacgtaaatcattccgcatgcattttaccctcatcccttgcttctctaatatttgccactatcaaatttatgcaagcattagtttaaaatctagctcaaaataattagtttcaacaaaaatcagtttaccttctattttaaaataatctcttcaaactttcccttctaacaagatttaaacagcataaatcattctgcatgcattttacatatatacattcagtatcaccccaccaataagttcccctttttctgccggagagaggtcgcaaacccccattcaatccacaactttggtgaatattttagaatgtctaaatcctcaaactccgcttttctgcttctccgagggagggggagctaccccctccatcttgcagccatgtggtctgttgcttgccttctccttcggcttgtctctcctcttttccaagtgaatcaggaagtcccgccttcaaagtcttgtaatagaaatctcgagcctccgaaacagaattaagacgaagtttttgattctcaaatgtgaccgtaatgccggctggggcctcccatctatattgaatctgttgatttctaagctctttagttaagaaggtatagtcccttcttgcctttaacatctggaaaggtatttctttgaagacaatcaagttctggccatcaattctcagactattattgtaaaatttttgcatgatcgcgtttctggattcttttgtggagaaatatataattatgtccctcgggagctgtcgctgttccgctaccaacgaattctggcgatagattttccgaatctgccaatcaaggttaagtcccgggcttcccaccgcatggctgagggcttcaacaaaggtctgtttcaaattctctcgctccttttcgcggaatcctctgactcttattgcgaatgccttcttattaaagtttatcataatgagctgttcttgagtgtctctaattttttgttgtaatatttgaatattagtagtcaaattagaattagcctcctccaagctttccaatttattctctatttcagcggtataatctgacagggcagacacggctgcaaacgtattcgccttcatttggtcaattttagactttaaatcaccatatagctccaatacaaattccttaatttcttgtttaaaatcattaaagatttgaaaaaaaaattcctgtgttaagaattctccagtagagggcgtaggagacaaggactgtgattccagtgtaaattctttaaattccttcacagattctttaggcacatttgtacagagacgcttcgattttgacctgggtgccattataaatcaacaaataaacagcgctttcgctcccctctgtttccaaaaaaaaacaaaaaaaaattatcttgttaaggagtggtctgcaggaaggtaaaaccggctacgtacatcccctatcagtcaccaacggagagaaatcgccattttgaagtccgtttaaacaaagaagcctctaagacgaatggtgctggtatttaagatagtaataaaggcataaatctcacaggagtgggacccgcccgtattaatcctagcttcaaacaactttgctttgtcctggggggggggtcgcctgtctggggctgcaaaaaaaggcagctgagaagaactggctggagataaaagctccgctcacgctggatctaatctctgtccacagccaaaaaaaagaagaaaggctgtgaattacgaatagaccctagcacacagagctacttcctgcccctttcttagccaaaaaggggtgatatctatgatcttaattagatatacagaccagatctctgagaggagctcggttgagctctcctcggcaacaggctccgccccccggtcctcctttccatctctttaatgtcttggtggaatcgttcacttTGTTcttcactcacagctcccaaattttcaggaaagtagtcaaggtgggactggaggaaatgcactttcaaactcatcaggcaacctaaagcttgaaatgctttcagcattcttccaacgATCTTTTTATAGtaaggatctttgttattgcttaAAAATTTATGTTCAACTTCTtcaaatgcaatccacccttctttttgagaatCTGTCATGAtgttgacaaactcttgatcaactataagccttctaatgtctggtccgacgaacgcaccttccttcaattttgcctccaacaggcatggaaacttggtgatcaagtatttgaagcattctccatctcttggaagtgattttacgagtTGCTTcctcaatcccaattttatgtggagaggtggtagaagaactttatgggaaggtaccaaagtttcttggagaacatttttttcactgactgttagcaccctcggctgccaactcttcttggtccaatgattttgtcagtctcgactgttccatagacacagaaaacaagggtatttggtatatccagcttgctgcccaagcagcatgcacaagaccttcaagtccccacacacttgccaaccatggtcttcatatttaagtttacgaagaaccaattccaagttctcgtaggtttccttcaagtgtacagaataacctacaggtatggaagcgtaaaaaccattgtggaataaaattgctttgagacttctttttgaagaatgtaTAAAAAGAcgtcattgctctgaatcatattggattttaaattgacccatcagacttcaacatcgatgcaataaaccaacttgtcttcctgggcaaagtaaggaacgaacaccttttcacgatgtctgaaccatgaagatgacactcctggcaacaataaattcctgcttttcagccttgatccaagtaactcagcggcatctttgggaagattgaagtctcttaccaaatcattcatctcctcctgagaaaacaattttgttcTTGTATCATCtccaaagtcagaacttgattcgtcatctggttcaggtatgacttcaccttcatcggagctaggtatcttttccaaggtagcagggggtttcggtactggtatatctgtgccatgggggatgggacgaattgctgagtgaagattggggtatgaaatggaatgcttccatttggaattaaaccctttcacagcacatgaacaaaagtaacagtcatcactatggttcttttgctctcgccatgcCATAAGAATCCCATaagggaaagattttttctt harbors:
- the LOC116522365 gene encoding ribonuclease-like, with product MMPLKESFHALLLLLTTVFILGSFAFSYENFLMKHYDFPRSVVGTHYCNAMMQSRGMTKPKCKLVNTFIHDTKAYILDVCGRKGVTYGHELRHSIKIFSVTTCTLRSSNPRAPCIYRENLSPKNIVIACLDGKPVHYEEGDFALVHEEESSY
- the LOC116521664 gene encoding ribonuclease-like, which codes for MWFKGFGLGLFVVLAAVLILGTFAATYQEFLEHHYDYPRSNVRGNYCNGMMRRRGMTSPKCKPLNTFIHDTRNRIIAVCGNEGTLIPRVHPTDPDLWRSHREFRVTTCKLRGSSLDPPCEYRGNTSPRYIVVGCGAELPTHYQEANNCPALRKSEIEYYAMLALHHYSGNNIELGTVFGKY